The genomic stretch GCTATTTCAGGACCTTTTTTTAATTATTCTGAAACCTGGCAGCTGGTTATCAATACTGGAACTACAATCATTACTTTCCTCATGGTTTTCCTTATCCAAAAAGCTCAGAATAAAGATTCAAAAGCAATACAGATCAAACTTAATGAAATTATTGCTGCTCATGAAAAAGCAAGTAACAGAATAGTAGATATTGAAGATCTCACAGAAGCTGAGCTGGATCAATTGCATCATTATTATGAGAATCTGGCTCAGTTTGCCAAAAAAGATATAGATATCCATACTTCCCACTCCATAGATGCTGCACAAAGGAATCAGGATTACAAACACGAATTCTTCAAAAGGAAGCATGAAGAATGGCTGCAACGACAGGAACAAAAAAAGTAATATAATTTTCGAACAAGATATTTTACAGTGTTGTACAGGTAATTATTTATTTAATTTAAATAATACATAGTTTTGTTATTTGATTTTAAATAAATATATATATTATATATATTTGCTACGTAATATGTAAAATTAATTGATTTGAAAAGAAAGTTATTTTGTTTACCAGTGTTACTTTTAACAACAGTGGTAAGTGCACAATGGAATAAAGCTGTTCCTGAGCAGAAAATTATTAAAAAAAGTGATCATTCGGTTTATTACAAACTTGATATAGATCAGATCAGAACACAACTGTTACGAGCTGCTAAAATTGGAGAAGGAGCGCCGGTTACAATAAGCATTCCTAATCTGGAAGGTAAGATGGAGAGATTTACAGTGAATAGCTTTCCTGTAATGGATGAAACCTTAGCAAAACAATATCAATTGGGATCCTATGTGGGAATTGGTTTAGATGACCCTTCAAAATACATTCGTTTTAGTGTTGCCCCTAATGACTTTCAATCTATGATGA from Chryseobacterium indologenes encodes the following:
- a CDS encoding low affinity iron permease family protein, which gives rise to MRIIIFFEKFSNWAVKFTGSQYAFIGAMLIVIVWAISGPFFNYSETWQLVINTGTTIITFLMVFLIQKAQNKDSKAIQIKLNEIIAAHEKASNRIVDIEDLTEAELDQLHHYYENLAQFAKKDIDIHTSHSIDAAQRNQDYKHEFFKRKHEEWLQRQEQKK